The Archangium lipolyticum genome contains a region encoding:
- a CDS encoding aminoglycoside adenylyltransferase family protein: MDPRVENMITRLLGDDILGMYLFGSAVNGGLRPKSDIDILLAVKQPIADDRRVRLVEQLLVLSGDPKRGDRARPLEVTAVVITDVKPWRYPARRDLQFGEWLRDELVAKRIPPPTFDPDLAILLAMLRQHSVALFGPPATELFDPIPLADLNRALAETTAQWTSEDTWKGDERNVLLALARIWVTRTTGAIFPKDVAATWALERLPPAHRPALELARAAYLGECEDDWTNRTQEVEACMRHMKGAIEATTRSGRSP; the protein is encoded by the coding sequence ATGGATCCTCGAGTCGAAAACATGATCACCCGGCTGCTCGGGGACGACATCCTCGGCATGTATCTCTTCGGCTCGGCCGTGAACGGCGGACTGCGGCCGAAAAGCGATATCGACATCCTGCTCGCGGTCAAACAGCCCATCGCCGACGACCGGCGTGTACGGCTGGTCGAACAGCTGTTGGTGCTCTCGGGCGATCCAAAGCGAGGCGACCGGGCCCGGCCGCTCGAAGTGACCGCGGTCGTCATCACTGACGTCAAACCGTGGCGGTATCCGGCGCGGCGCGATCTCCAGTTCGGCGAGTGGTTGCGCGATGAGCTCGTGGCGAAGCGGATTCCGCCGCCGACCTTCGATCCGGATCTCGCGATCCTGCTCGCCATGCTGAGACAGCACAGCGTCGCGCTGTTCGGACCGCCCGCGACTGAGCTCTTCGACCCGATTCCCCTGGCCGATTTGAACCGCGCCCTCGCCGAAACGACCGCGCAGTGGACGAGCGAAGACACCTGGAAAGGAGACGAGCGCAACGTCCTGCTCGCACTCGCGCGCATCTGGGTGACACGCACGACGGGAGCGATCTTCCCCAAAGACGTCGCCGCGACATGGGCGCTGGAACGGCTGCCGCCGGCGCATAGGCCGGCGCTCGAACTGGCGCGCGCCGCCTATCTCGGCGAATGCGAGGACGATTGGACGAATCGCACCCAGGAGGTGGAGGCCTGCATGCGGCACATGAAGGGCGCCATCGAAGCGACGACCCGAAGCGGCCGTTCGCCCTGA
- a CDS encoding cytochrome P450, whose protein sequence is MPMEVADPYGLLSPERRQNPYPFYARLLREAPVHFSEPWGAWVVTRYADVNAGFRDMRLSSVRTGMFSKGMPEEVVRKLEPMGRNMASWLLFHDAPSHTRLRSLINKAFTPRMVEALRPRIQALVEELLDAASGKERMEVISELANPLPVIVIGEMLGLPREDRYRLKQWSDKLASLIGTGRPTQAEVEGALAAILEFEDYFRPLLARRRTQPGNDLLSALVQAEEQGNLLSEQEVLSTCTLVLFAGHETTTNLIGNGLLALLRHPDQWELLRGAPELLPDAVEELLRYDSPVQFTNRVAAVDLEFGGHTFRKGDRVMLMIAAANRDPAQFPEPDRLDVRRKELRHQGFGMGPHYCVGAALARVEAQESFAALLRRFPRMQVAPGALPEWVDNVGFRGLQSLPVVLGPAA, encoded by the coding sequence ATGCCGATGGAAGTTGCCGACCCCTATGGGCTGCTGAGCCCCGAGCGGAGGCAGAACCCCTATCCCTTCTACGCCCGGCTGCTGCGGGAGGCGCCCGTGCACTTCAGCGAGCCGTGGGGGGCCTGGGTGGTGACGCGCTACGCGGATGTGAATGCGGGCTTCCGCGACATGCGCCTGTCCTCGGTCCGCACGGGCATGTTCTCCAAGGGAATGCCCGAGGAGGTCGTCCGGAAGCTGGAGCCGATGGGCCGCAACATGGCCTCCTGGCTGCTCTTCCATGATGCGCCCTCGCACACGCGCCTGCGCTCGCTCATCAACAAGGCCTTCACGCCGCGCATGGTGGAGGCGCTGCGTCCTCGTATCCAGGCGCTGGTGGAGGAGCTGCTGGACGCGGCGAGCGGCAAGGAGCGGATGGAGGTCATCTCCGAGCTGGCCAACCCGCTGCCCGTCATCGTCATTGGCGAGATGTTGGGGCTGCCGCGGGAGGACCGGTACCGGCTCAAGCAGTGGTCGGACAAGCTGGCGAGCCTCATCGGCACGGGCCGTCCGACGCAGGCGGAGGTGGAGGGAGCGTTGGCGGCCATCCTCGAATTCGAGGACTACTTCCGGCCGCTCCTCGCCCGGCGGCGCACCCAGCCGGGAAATGACCTGCTGAGCGCGCTGGTGCAGGCGGAGGAGCAGGGCAACCTGCTGAGCGAACAGGAAGTGCTGTCCACCTGCACCCTGGTGCTCTTCGCTGGGCATGAGACGACCACGAACCTGATTGGCAACGGACTGCTGGCGCTGCTGCGCCACCCGGACCAGTGGGAGCTGCTGCGGGGCGCGCCGGAGCTGCTGCCGGACGCGGTGGAGGAGCTGCTGCGCTACGACTCGCCGGTGCAGTTCACGAACCGCGTGGCGGCGGTGGACCTGGAGTTCGGAGGCCACACCTTCCGGAAGGGGGACCGGGTGATGCTGATGATCGCGGCGGCGAACCGGGATCCGGCGCAGTTCCCGGAGCCGGACCGGCTGGACGTGCGGCGCAAGGAGCTGCGTCACCAGGGCTTCGGCATGGGCCCGCACTACTGCGTGGGCGCGGCGCTGGCACGAGTGGAGGCACAGGAGAGCTTCGCCGCGCTGCTGCGCCGCTTCCCACGAATGCAGGTGGCGCCAGGGGCCTTGCCGGAGTGGGTGGACAACGTGGGCTTCCGCGGCCTCCAGTCGCTGCCGGTGGTCCTCGGCCCCGCGGCGTGA
- a CDS encoding DJ-1/PfpI family protein gives MTSTDATLAGLVKAGRSLQVGILLFPEVEVLDFAGPFEVFSVAARMARRRRPEAPLAFEVATVAATRAPVTARHGLQVVPCHGFADAPRFDVLIVPGGIVTQPLNDPATLNWVARAAGQAVLTASVCTGAFILAQLGLLVERTVTTHWEDIEDLRARHPGLRVVDSVPFVDEGALLTSAGISAGIVMSLHIVGRILGVDLARTTARQMQYDWAPQPALG, from the coding sequence ATGACTTCCACCGACGCCACTCTGGCCGGCCTCGTCAAGGCCGGCCGCAGCCTGCAGGTAGGCATCTTGCTGTTCCCCGAGGTCGAGGTGCTCGACTTCGCCGGGCCCTTCGAGGTGTTTTCGGTCGCCGCGCGCATGGCGCGCCGGCGCCGGCCCGAGGCGCCACTGGCGTTCGAGGTCGCCACCGTGGCGGCCACGCGCGCGCCGGTCACCGCACGCCATGGACTGCAGGTGGTGCCGTGCCACGGCTTTGCCGATGCCCCGCGTTTCGACGTCTTGATCGTGCCGGGCGGCATCGTGACGCAGCCGCTGAACGACCCGGCCACCTTGAACTGGGTCGCACGCGCCGCCGGCCAGGCCGTGCTCACCGCCTCGGTCTGCACCGGCGCCTTCATCCTCGCGCAGCTGGGGCTGCTGGTGGAGCGCACGGTGACGACCCACTGGGAGGACATCGAGGATTTGCGCGCCAGGCACCCCGGCCTGCGGGTGGTCGACTCGGTGCCCTTCGTCGACGAAGGCGCGCTGCTGACCTCGGCCGGGATTTCGGCCGGCATCGTGATGAGCCTGCACATCGTCGGGCGCATCCTCGGCGTGGACCTGGCGCGCACGACGGCGCGGCAGATGCAATACGACTGGGCGCCACAGCCGGCACTTGGCTGA
- a CDS encoding GlxA family transcriptional regulator, producing MSSHPAARRPRTVAMLAYPGMELLDAVGPLEAFANAEALGGVGYRVQVVAEQPGLVRASSGLALEAARGLQDCGRVDTLLVAGGAGATAAAQRPALTGWLRAMASRVRRIGSICSGALLLAEAGLLDGRRAATHWNWTARLAERRPAVQVEADALFVEDRGVWTSAGVTAGIDLALAMIEQDHGRALALRTAQELVMFLKRPGGQSQFSAELQLQATRDAGMQALQAWVLAHLDEDLPVELLAGRVHMSPRHFARVFTRETGMTPGEFIEQARLQRAQRELEHRGASIETVAARCGFKSGDVMRRVFLRRLGVSPGDWRDRFSTSAGPALHPHSSGASS from the coding sequence ATGAGTTCGCACCCTGCCGCCCGCCGACCCCGCACCGTTGCAATGCTCGCCTACCCCGGCATGGAGCTGCTCGACGCCGTCGGTCCGCTGGAGGCCTTTGCCAATGCCGAGGCGCTCGGCGGCGTCGGCTACCGCGTGCAGGTTGTCGCCGAGCAGCCGGGCCTCGTGCGCGCTTCCTCCGGGCTGGCGCTGGAGGCTGCCCGCGGCTTGCAGGACTGCGGCCGCGTCGACACCTTGCTGGTGGCCGGCGGCGCGGGTGCCACAGCGGCTGCCCAGCGACCGGCGCTGACGGGATGGCTGCGCGCCATGGCCTCCCGGGTGCGCCGCATCGGGTCGATCTGCAGCGGCGCGCTGCTGCTGGCCGAGGCCGGCCTGCTCGACGGCCGACGTGCGGCGACGCACTGGAACTGGACCGCCCGACTGGCCGAGCGCCGCCCGGCGGTGCAGGTGGAAGCCGATGCACTGTTCGTCGAGGACCGCGGCGTCTGGACCTCGGCCGGCGTTACCGCCGGCATCGACCTCGCGCTCGCGATGATCGAGCAGGACCACGGCCGCGCGCTCGCCTTGCGCACCGCGCAGGAGCTCGTGATGTTCCTCAAGCGGCCCGGCGGGCAGTCGCAGTTCAGTGCCGAGCTGCAGCTGCAGGCCACGCGAGACGCCGGGATGCAGGCGCTGCAGGCCTGGGTGCTGGCGCATCTCGACGAGGACCTGCCGGTCGAGCTGTTGGCCGGGCGCGTGCACATGAGCCCGCGGCATTTCGCCCGGGTGTTTACGCGCGAGACCGGCATGACCCCCGGCGAGTTCATCGAGCAAGCCCGCCTGCAGCGCGCGCAGCGCGAGCTGGAACACCGCGGCGCCTCGATCGAGACGGTGGCCGCGCGCTGCGGGTTCAAGAGCGGCGACGTGATGCGCCGCGTGTTCCTGCGCCGGCTCGGCGTGTCGCCGGGCGACTGGCGCGACCGGTTTTCCACCAGCGCGGGGCCGGCCCTGCACCCCCATTCTTCCGGAGCTTCTTCATGA
- a CDS encoding cytochrome P450 yields the protein MSSTAQKLQLNPASPENLLDPNPLYQVLRHNAPVYWSDAANAWFITRHDDVVACFHDPRLSAAREMFYEAQLQGMDLEAIRNFLEIAGRQMAMKDGAEHLRLRRQVSPSFSHQAIEVWRPVIRRIMDALVDRVRDWGRMDLVRELSYPLPQLVIAELLGIPAEDRELFQRWSQPIAEFSAPAAHSDRREVARRANTAMVELSRYLTRVIEERRQAPGKDVLSRMIQAQAAGGMSNEELVANAILLLFAGHTTTTDLISNAVYELLTHPDQLQKLREDRTLLPSAVEETIRFRPAVPNIFRIAKETFQLRGSTLRKGDLVFLVLAAANRDPEVFPDAERFDITRDHFHQKHVSFGLGAHSCVGAGVARRELEIALEVLLERMPHLRLEEGRLPELKCHHLTFRGFESLPVRW from the coding sequence ATGTCGAGTACGGCGCAAAAGCTCCAGCTCAATCCTGCCAGCCCCGAGAATCTCCTCGATCCCAACCCGCTCTACCAGGTCCTGCGCCACAACGCCCCCGTGTACTGGTCGGACGCGGCGAATGCCTGGTTCATCACCCGCCATGACGACGTGGTGGCCTGCTTCCACGACCCGCGCCTGAGTGCCGCCCGGGAGATGTTCTACGAGGCGCAGCTCCAGGGAATGGACCTGGAGGCCATCCGCAACTTCCTGGAAATCGCCGGCCGGCAGATGGCCATGAAGGATGGTGCCGAGCACCTCCGGCTGCGCCGGCAAGTGAGTCCCTCCTTCTCGCACCAGGCAATCGAGGTCTGGCGGCCCGTCATCCGCCGCATCATGGATGCGCTGGTGGACCGGGTGCGAGACTGGGGGCGCATGGACCTGGTGCGGGAGCTCTCCTACCCGCTCCCGCAACTCGTCATCGCCGAGCTGCTCGGCATCCCCGCGGAAGACCGCGAGCTCTTCCAGCGCTGGTCGCAACCCATCGCCGAGTTCTCCGCTCCGGCGGCCCATTCGGACAGGAGGGAGGTGGCTCGCCGGGCCAATACGGCCATGGTGGAGCTCAGCCGCTACCTGACCCGCGTCATCGAGGAGCGCCGGCAGGCCCCGGGCAAGGACGTGCTCAGCCGGATGATCCAGGCCCAGGCGGCGGGAGGGATGAGCAACGAAGAGCTGGTGGCCAATGCCATCCTCCTTCTCTTCGCCGGGCACACCACCACCACCGACCTGATCAGCAACGCCGTCTACGAGCTGCTCACGCACCCCGACCAGCTCCAGAAGCTGCGGGAGGACCGCACCCTGCTGCCCTCGGCGGTGGAGGAGACGATTCGCTTCCGGCCGGCGGTGCCCAACATCTTCCGCATCGCCAAGGAGACCTTCCAACTGCGCGGAAGCACCCTCCGAAAGGGCGACCTGGTGTTCCTCGTGCTCGCGGCCGCCAACCGGGATCCGGAGGTCTTCCCCGACGCGGAGCGCTTCGACATCACCCGCGACCACTTCCACCAGAAGCATGTGAGCTTCGGCCTCGGAGCCCACTCCTGCGTGGGCGCCGGAGTGGCCCGCCGCGAGCTGGAGATCGCCCTCGAGGTGCTCCTCGAGCGCATGCCCCACCTGCGGCTGGAGGAGGGGCGGCTGCCGGAGCTCAAGTGCCACCACCTCACCTTCCGCGGCTTCGAGTCATTGCCCGTGCGTTGGTAG
- a CDS encoding aldehyde dehydrogenase family protein — MTLLTVDNPYTGDVACSVKLADEAAINTVLDQARAAARAARATPLSERKAWCERMVAAMEARADAIATDISRMMGKPLSQARGEIRGMAERARYMISIADASLADIVLPPKPGFERRIVKEPLGVVLDLPAWNYPLLTAVNVVVPAVLAGNAVVVKHSPRSPLCGEHFARAFSEAGAPPHLVQALHCDHPTSERLVGDRRVDHVVFTGSVYGGQRLVQAAAGRFLHMGLELGGNDPAYVAADCDFDKTVENVVDGAMYNAGQSCCAVERVYVHRSLYKRFTEACEALVRGYVLGDPMDDKTSLGPIAQPHHPAELEQLVDDARGKGARVVVGGKRTQVDGRGRFFEATLVADLNPSMRLMQQESFGPILPLSPVDSDEEALELMNRSELGLTASVWTKDRELAARFATQLECGTVYMNRCDSVDPALPWIGVKSSGRGHSLSALGFDQLTRPKSIHFRLSF; from the coding sequence ATGACCCTGCTGACTGTTGACAATCCCTACACCGGTGATGTCGCCTGCTCCGTCAAGCTCGCGGACGAGGCGGCCATCAACACCGTCCTCGATCAGGCCCGGGCCGCCGCCAGGGCCGCGCGTGCCACCCCGCTCTCCGAGCGCAAGGCCTGGTGCGAGCGCATGGTCGCCGCCATGGAGGCCCGCGCGGACGCCATCGCCACCGACATCTCCCGGATGATGGGCAAGCCCCTGAGCCAGGCCAGGGGGGAAATCCGGGGCATGGCCGAGCGCGCCCGCTACATGATCTCCATCGCCGACGCCTCGCTGGCGGACATCGTGCTGCCGCCCAAGCCGGGCTTCGAGCGCCGGATCGTCAAGGAGCCGCTGGGGGTGGTGTTGGATCTCCCGGCGTGGAACTACCCGCTGCTCACCGCGGTGAACGTGGTGGTACCGGCCGTGCTGGCGGGCAACGCGGTGGTGGTGAAGCACTCGCCCCGCTCGCCGCTGTGCGGAGAGCACTTCGCCCGCGCCTTCTCCGAGGCCGGAGCGCCCCCCCACCTCGTCCAGGCGCTGCACTGCGACCACCCCACGAGCGAGCGCCTGGTGGGAGACCGACGGGTGGACCACGTGGTGTTCACCGGCTCGGTGTATGGCGGCCAGCGGCTCGTGCAGGCGGCGGCCGGGCGCTTCCTCCACATGGGCCTGGAGCTGGGTGGCAATGACCCGGCCTACGTGGCGGCGGACTGCGACTTCGACAAGACGGTGGAGAACGTGGTGGACGGCGCCATGTACAACGCGGGCCAGAGCTGCTGCGCGGTGGAGCGCGTCTACGTGCACCGCTCGCTCTACAAGCGCTTCACCGAGGCCTGCGAGGCACTGGTGCGCGGGTACGTGCTCGGCGATCCGATGGATGACAAGACGAGCCTGGGGCCCATTGCCCAGCCCCACCACCCCGCCGAGCTGGAGCAGCTGGTGGACGACGCCCGGGGCAAGGGAGCCCGCGTGGTGGTGGGCGGCAAGCGGACCCAGGTGGACGGCCGGGGCCGCTTCTTCGAAGCCACGCTCGTGGCCGACCTGAACCCCTCCATGCGGCTGATGCAGCAGGAGTCCTTCGGGCCCATCCTGCCCCTGTCTCCGGTGGACTCGGACGAGGAGGCCCTGGAGTTGATGAACCGCTCCGAGCTGGGCCTGACGGCGAGCGTGTGGACGAAGGACCGCGAGCTCGCGGCCCGCTTCGCCACCCAGCTCGAGTGCGGCACCGTGTACATGAATCGCTGCGACTCGGTGGATCCGGCGCTGCCGTGGATTGGTGTGAAGAGCTCGGGTCGTGGACACAGCCTGAGCGCGCTGGGCTTCGACCAGCTCACCCGGCCGAAATCCATCCACTTCCGGCTGTCGTTCTGA
- a CDS encoding TetR/AcrR family transcriptional regulator: protein MSSPLTIAPREGRDQAMLEASRAVIGLFLRERTSDFSVKELAAHAGLSERTFYRYFPRKEDAIRPAVDASLARIVSDLRAAPRGKTLREALADALSRSLAEESSMNWENLLSVLNETESLRAVWLQILTDAEVALAHVAAEWLGISPDSQRARLAGAVLATAGRLALEQPFFAGRKRDPGEVLSECLALLGPALFEEPAGGHRTVRRSPPR from the coding sequence GTGTCTTCGCCCCTCACCATTGCCCCGCGCGAGGGGCGCGACCAGGCGATGCTCGAGGCCTCGCGCGCCGTCATTGGCCTGTTCCTGCGGGAGCGCACGAGCGACTTCTCCGTCAAGGAGCTCGCGGCCCACGCGGGCCTCTCCGAGCGGACCTTCTACCGGTACTTCCCCCGGAAGGAGGATGCCATCCGCCCCGCCGTCGACGCGTCGCTCGCGCGCATCGTCTCCGACCTGCGCGCCGCACCCCGCGGCAAGACCCTGCGCGAGGCGCTGGCGGATGCGCTCAGCCGGTCCCTCGCGGAGGAGAGCTCCATGAACTGGGAGAACCTCCTCTCCGTGCTGAATGAGACGGAGAGTCTCCGCGCGGTGTGGCTGCAGATCCTCACCGACGCGGAGGTCGCTCTCGCGCACGTCGCCGCCGAGTGGCTGGGTATCTCCCCGGACTCGCAGCGGGCGCGTCTGGCCGGCGCCGTCCTGGCCACGGCGGGACGCCTCGCGCTGGAGCAGCCGTTCTTCGCGGGGAGGAAGCGCGACCCGGGCGAGGTTCTCTCCGAGTGCCTCGCGTTGCTCGGCCCGGCCCTGTTCGAGGAGCCCGCGGGTGGGCACAGGACTGTGAGACGCTCACCGCCCCGGTGA
- a CDS encoding cytochrome P450, with protein sequence MNPAPSIGTTRTLHEYAPTTLELLKTVRREGFLGWMTNTWRQHGDLIRIRMGARSFLLVTHPDHVRHINVTRRESYDKAESYDVLRELLLGNGIVTATGEDWRRQRKLMAPFFTPRGVEKFYPIFLSDTQQLIERWRSLHQGSGRPVEMLDEMMRVTASVILHSVFSTDSGDTLLRIKNSIETLVSHISGMQMRPVQVPMWVPTPGNLRFRRAQKLVTAYIHELIARRRAIPTEQWPDDLLTKLMTTRDEETGTFMAEQLLVDNGLTMFAAGHETTARTLSFLWYALSQNPEVERRLHAELDSVLGDAPPTLNDLKKLPYTLQVVKEVLRLYPAAPMYARDAVADDELDGVRIPAGTRTIVFAYATHRHPTFWDEPERFDPDRWLPEREAERHAHAYHPFATGPRICLGNSFSLLETHVMAAMLARRFKLRLKPGHVPQFDMFGTLGARNGLPMLIEAR encoded by the coding sequence ATGAATCCGGCACCCTCCATCGGCACGACCCGTACCCTCCACGAGTACGCTCCCACCACCCTCGAGCTGCTCAAGACGGTCCGGCGAGAGGGGTTCCTTGGCTGGATGACGAACACCTGGCGCCAGCACGGGGATCTGATCCGCATCCGGATGGGTGCGCGGTCGTTCCTGCTGGTGACCCACCCGGACCACGTGCGCCACATCAACGTCACGCGCCGCGAGAGCTACGACAAGGCCGAGAGCTACGACGTCCTCCGCGAACTGCTGCTCGGCAATGGCATCGTCACCGCCACAGGCGAGGACTGGCGCCGGCAGCGCAAGCTCATGGCGCCGTTCTTCACCCCTCGCGGCGTGGAGAAGTTCTACCCCATCTTCCTCTCCGACACGCAGCAGCTCATCGAGCGCTGGCGGTCCCTCCACCAGGGCTCCGGCCGCCCTGTCGAGATGCTCGACGAGATGATGCGGGTCACCGCCTCCGTCATCCTCCACTCTGTCTTCAGCACCGATTCGGGCGACACCCTGCTGCGGATCAAGAACTCGATCGAGACGCTGGTCTCCCACATTTCGGGCATGCAGATGCGCCCCGTCCAGGTACCAATGTGGGTGCCCACTCCCGGGAACCTGCGGTTCCGCCGGGCCCAGAAGCTCGTGACGGCCTACATCCACGAGCTCATCGCGCGGCGCCGGGCCATCCCCACCGAGCAGTGGCCGGATGACCTGCTGACGAAGCTGATGACGACCCGGGACGAGGAGACGGGAACGTTCATGGCGGAGCAGCTCCTCGTCGACAACGGCCTGACCATGTTCGCCGCCGGGCATGAGACCACGGCGCGGACGCTCTCGTTCTTGTGGTACGCGCTGTCCCAGAACCCGGAGGTGGAGCGGCGGCTGCATGCCGAGCTGGACTCGGTGCTGGGCGACGCGCCTCCGACGCTCAACGACTTGAAGAAGCTCCCGTACACCCTCCAGGTCGTGAAGGAGGTCCTCCGGCTCTATCCGGCCGCGCCGATGTACGCCCGTGACGCCGTTGCCGATGACGAGCTCGATGGGGTCCGCATCCCGGCCGGCACGAGAACGATTGTCTTCGCCTACGCCACCCACCGGCACCCGACGTTCTGGGATGAGCCGGAGCGCTTCGATCCCGACCGCTGGTTGCCCGAGCGCGAGGCCGAGCGCCATGCTCACGCCTATCACCCGTTCGCCACCGGACCGCGCATCTGCCTGGGCAACAGTTTTTCACTGCTCGAGACACACGTGATGGCGGCCATGCTCGCACGCCGCTTCAAGCTGCGCCTGAAGCCCGGCCACGTGCCGCAGTTCGACATGTTCGGCACCCTCGGAGCGCGCAACGGCTTGCCGATGCTGATCGAGGCGCGGTAA
- a CDS encoding cytochrome P450, with product MGRPEQHMTFNTGPHRCVGLNLARLEMKVFYQEWLKRVPPFRLDPQAPPRFSGGFALAITSLPLVWA from the coding sequence CTGGGCCGGCCGGAGCAGCACATGACGTTCAACACGGGTCCGCACCGGTGCGTCGGCCTGAATCTGGCCCGCCTGGAGATGAAGGTGTTCTACCAGGAGTGGTTGAAGCGCGTCCCGCCATTCCGGTTGGATCCCCAGGCCCCGCCGCGGTTCTCGGGTGGCTTCGCTCTGGCCATCACGAGCCTGCCGCTGGTCTGGGCATAG